The following are encoded together in the Arcobacter aquimarinus genome:
- a CDS encoding PD-(D/E)XK nuclease family protein — MQFKKKLLVFPTSRVIRELISKQKSENTLLPSTLTIDEFFKKSITLSNLKYCEEEQRVLFLNEAIKNIDIKKLGISDNFTKFLKQSDYIYRFFLELSSEKVEISQIQDVDTYDFYLEHLQILQSIKTNYINILENNNYVDRINIDNHYKINQDFLQKFNEIELNFEGYFTKIEFDMIIKISELIDFKIIFYSNSYNQKSLEVFKDLDLEIKLDYKYKLDLTNKKILEEIPIIDRLEFLETKGFSSRLNQIAYIKSSIQICINKGINPSNIALVLPDESFASYIELFDDENYFNYAMGKSIRNTNLYQIANAIYLYLSESEIKNISNLEFLRIDKKVIDEKIKYLWNKVISKENFLFVTDFIKSKELNVELIQKYDELLYKLNIILFSRQNNILLKDVYKIFLQKLVKITLDDVNSGKITVLGLLETRAMEFDAVIICDFNESFIPKISIKDKFLSTKLKQLSNLPTQFDRENLQKYYYKRLVNSSKNVFISYVNSDINQISRFANELFEKRIITDINDNFYKHILYDNHKISHFEQDIIEKIDLTKFIWSATSFKIFLQCRRKFYLQYILKIKEHTISLKPKAYELGEIIHSILEDFYTLNDNFDDLNFEKIEQLFTKYQSKNPFLILDLEIWKKKLYDFYLLDKERLKNRKIIALEKNFDCLFNGIKIKGVIDRIDKYEENYELIDYKTSSTLSVDTLKNYEKSDDFQLEFYYIAMNQFFQTNKIKAYYYNLNETSLIEEEVLNEKLDLLSLKFDEIKEISKGEISFSKCEDKSNCIYCSYKIICNRE; from the coding sequence ATGCAATTTAAAAAAAAACTTTTAGTTTTCCCTACTTCAAGAGTAATACGTGAACTTATTTCAAAGCAAAAGAGTGAAAATACTCTTTTGCCTTCAACTTTAACAATTGATGAGTTTTTTAAAAAATCTATAACTTTATCTAATTTAAAATATTGTGAAGAAGAACAAAGAGTTCTTTTTTTAAATGAAGCGATAAAAAATATAGATATAAAAAAACTTGGAATTTCTGATAATTTTACAAAATTTCTAAAACAAAGTGATTATATTTATAGATTTTTTCTAGAGTTATCTAGTGAAAAAGTAGAAATATCTCAAATACAAGATGTAGATACTTATGATTTTTATTTAGAACATCTACAAATACTTCAATCAATAAAAACAAATTATATAAATATTTTGGAAAATAATAATTATGTTGATAGAATAAATATAGATAATCATTATAAAATAAATCAAGATTTTTTACAAAAATTTAATGAAATAGAGCTAAATTTTGAAGGATACTTCACAAAAATAGAGTTTGATATGATTATCAAGATATCAGAGCTTATTGATTTTAAGATTATTTTTTATTCAAACTCTTATAATCAAAAATCTTTAGAAGTGTTTAAAGATTTAGATTTAGAGATAAAATTAGATTATAAATATAAATTAGATTTGACGAATAAGAAGATTTTAGAAGAAATACCTATAATAGATAGATTAGAATTTTTAGAAACAAAGGGATTCTCTTCAAGATTAAATCAAATAGCATATATAAAATCATCTATACAAATTTGTATAAACAAAGGTATAAATCCTTCTAATATTGCATTAGTGTTACCTGATGAGAGTTTTGCTTCATATATTGAGTTATTCGATGATGAGAATTACTTTAATTATGCAATGGGGAAAAGTATAAGAAATACAAATCTTTACCAAATTGCAAATGCAATATATTTGTATTTAAGTGAATCTGAAATAAAAAATATATCAAATTTAGAATTTCTAAGAATTGATAAAAAAGTAATTGATGAAAAAATAAAGTATTTATGGAATAAAGTTATATCAAAAGAAAATTTTTTATTTGTTACTGATTTTATAAAATCAAAAGAGTTAAATGTAGAACTAATACAAAAATATGATGAACTTTTATATAAATTAAACATCATTCTTTTTTCAAGACAAAATAATATTTTATTAAAAGATGTATATAAAATATTTTTGCAAAAATTAGTAAAAATAACTTTAGATGATGTAAATTCTGGAAAAATTACAGTTTTAGGGTTATTAGAAACCAGAGCTATGGAGTTTGATGCTGTAATAATTTGTGATTTTAATGAATCATTTATTCCCAAAATCTCAATAAAAGATAAATTTTTGTCAACAAAATTAAAACAATTATCAAATTTACCAACACAGTTTGATAGGGAGAATTTACAAAAGTATTATTATAAAAGGTTAGTGAATTCATCTAAAAATGTTTTTATATCTTATGTTAATTCTGACATAAATCAGATTTCAAGATTTGCAAATGAACTTTTTGAAAAAAGAATTATTACAGATATAAATGATAATTTTTATAAACATATTTTATATGATAATCATAAAATATCACATTTTGAACAAGATATTATAGAAAAAATTGATTTAACAAAATTTATATGGTCTGCAACTTCTTTTAAGATATTTCTTCAATGTAGAAGAAAATTTTATTTACAGTATATTTTAAAGATTAAAGAACATACAATTTCTTTAAAACCAAAAGCTTATGAATTGGGTGAAATAATTCACTCTATTTTAGAAGATTTTTATACTTTAAATGATAATTTCGATGATTTGAATTTTGAAAAAATTGAGCAGTTGTTTACTAAATATCAAAGTAAGAATCCTTTTTTGATTTTAGATTTAGAGATCTGGAAAAAGAAACTTTATGATTTTTATTTATTAGATAAAGAACGATTAAAAAATAGAAAAATTATCGCTTTAGAAAAAAACTTTGATTGCTTATTTAATGGAATAAAGATTAAAGGTGTAATTGATAGAATAGATAAATACGAAGAAAATTATGAACTTATTGATTACAAAACTTCATCAACACTTAGTGTTGATACTTTGAAAAATTATGAAAAAAGTGATGATTTTCAACTAGAGTTTTATTATATTGCAATGAATCAGTTTTTTCAAACAAATAAGATAAAAGCTTACTATTACAATTTAAATGAAACTTCTTTAATTGAAGAAGAGGTCTTAAATGAAAAACTTGATTTATTGAGTCTAAAATTTGATGAAATAAAAGAGATTTCAAAAGGAGAAATCTCTTTTTCTAAATGTGAAGATAAATCAAACTGTATTTATTGTAGTTATAAAATTATTTGTAATAGGGAATAA
- a CDS encoding DUF4006 family protein, giving the protein MAGNTQMNENERGTFKLHGITGMLIATVLLLTILGVLTYNGIKVQQNEATNFYQINQDLNGLKMNSSENHTQYQLVGNGK; this is encoded by the coding sequence ATGGCTGGTAATACACAAATGAACGAAAACGAAAGAGGAACTTTTAAACTACATGGTATAACAGGAATGTTAATAGCAACAGTGTTGTTATTAACTATTCTTGGAGTATTAACTTATAATGGAATAAAAGTACAACAAAATGAAGCTACAAATTTTTACCAAATTAATCAAGATTTAAATGGTCTAAAAATGAATAGTTCAGAAAATCATACACAATACCAACTTGTTGGTAATGGTAAATAA